Proteins from a genomic interval of Lolium perenne isolate Kyuss_39 chromosome 1, Kyuss_2.0, whole genome shotgun sequence:
- the LOC127326381 gene encoding RING-H2 finger protein ATL67-like, translating into MSFVDSLSNLGLGAAIAIALAFLVLLAALLLASHFCLRRRNRNHHPNPNHHQHPASSASSSGHISITVPRFLFVADDDSPGSSSRAGAAPVGLDPAVIASYPKAPFSRAASNADASNETACPICLCEYRDGEMQRAMPDCRHRFHLMCLDAWLRRSASCPVCRSSPIPTPVSTPLATPLSELVPLSQYAADRRRHR; encoded by the coding sequence aTGTCCTTCGTCGACTCCCTCTCCAACCTCGGCCtcggcgccgccatcgccatCGCGCTCGCcttcctcgtcctcctcgccgcgctcctcctcgcctcccacttctgcctccgccgccgcaaccgcaaccaccaccccaaccccaaccaccaccaacaccccgcctcctccgcctccagcTCCGGCCACATCTCCATCACCGTCCCGCGCTTCCTCTTCGTCGCCGACGACGACTCCCCAGGCAGCTCCTCCCGCGCCGGCGCCGCCCCCGTCGGCCTCGACCCCGCCGTGATCGCCTCCTACCCCAAGGCGCCCTTCTCCCGCGCCGCCTCTAACGCCGACGCCTCCAACGAGACCGCctgccccatctgcctctgcgagTACCGCGACGGCGAGATGCAGCGGGCAATGCCCGACTGCCGCCACCGCTTCCACCTCATGTGCCTCGACGCCTGGCTGCGCCGCAGCGCCTCATGCCCCGTCTGCCGCTCCTCGCCCATCCCCACCCCCGTCTCCACCCCGCTCGCCACCCCGCTCTCAGAGCTCGTCCCGCTCTCGCAGTACGCCGCGGACCGGCGCCGGCACAGGTGA